In Wolbachia endosymbiont of Spodoptera picta, a single window of DNA contains:
- the radA gene encoding DNA repair protein RadA — translation MKTAYVCQFCGHSTGRWVGRCIACDSWDTVVEEIVLKTETRSTSAPISIKALSDSEIITPDRFLTGIEELDRVFGGGIVQGASILIGGEPGIGKSTLLLRIAANVVQLSSFECLYVSGEESLEQVSLRAKRLKINEPKIKLLSTVSLTDVVATIRKNKSIKFLIIDSIQTMYDSKVTSAPGTVTQVRTCAHELTVLAKQYGVSLLIVGHITKDGQIAGPKTLEHMVDTVLYFEGENSNQYRILRTIKNRFGPANEIGVFEMSKAGLMPVDNPSSLFLTVHDREVIGSAVFAGVEGSRPILMEVQALIARTNMATPRRAVVGWDINRLAMIIAVLSARCKMFLHDKEVYLNIAGGLKIQEPSADLAVAASLISSLVNLPLPTSSIICGEVALSGEIRNVSHADLRLKEAQKLGFKKAIMPKNGNYSSHDIEIIKLGHIKELKEVFNQS, via the coding sequence ATGAAAACTGCATACGTATGTCAATTCTGCGGTCATAGCACTGGAAGGTGGGTAGGAAGGTGTATTGCATGTGACAGTTGGGATACGGTTGTCGAAGAAATAGTACTAAAAACAGAAACGAGAAGTACATCTGCACCAATTTCAATAAAAGCGTTATCAGATAGTGAAATTATTACCCCCGATCGTTTTTTAACAGGAATAGAAGAGTTAGATAGAGTTTTTGGTGGAGGTATCGTTCAAGGTGCTAGCATTTTAATTGGTGGTGAACCTGGAATTGGAAAATCTACTCTTTTGCTTAGGATTGCAGCTAATGTTGTACAACTTTCCTCTTTTGAATGTCTTTATGTATCTGGCGAGGAATCTTTAGAGCAAGTGAGCCTCAGAGCAAAGCGTCTTAAGATAAATGAACCTAAAATTAAGCTTTTATCTACAGTATCTTTAACTGATGTAGTAGCAACAATAAGGAAAAATAAAAGTATTAAGTTCTTGATAATTGATTCTATACAAACTATGTATGATAGCAAAGTCACATCAGCACCAGGAACTGTAACTCAAGTCCGTACCTGCGCTCATGAATTGACTGTTCTTGCAAAGCAATATGGTGTTTCTCTCTTAATAGTTGGCCATATAACGAAAGATGGACAAATAGCGGGACCTAAAACCCTGGAGCATATGGTAGATACAGTACTATATTTTGAGGGTGAAAATAGTAATCAATATCGCATTTTACGTACTATTAAAAATAGATTTGGCCCTGCAAATGAAATTGGTGTTTTTGAGATGTCTAAAGCAGGACTCATGCCTGTTGATAATCCATCATCATTATTCTTGACCGTACATGATAGAGAAGTAATTGGCAGCGCCGTATTTGCAGGAGTTGAAGGCTCAAGACCAATCTTAATGGAAGTGCAAGCATTAATAGCAAGGACTAATATGGCAACTCCAAGAAGAGCAGTAGTTGGTTGGGATATTAATAGATTAGCTATGATAATCGCGGTTCTAAGTGCTCGTTGTAAAATGTTTTTGCATGATAAAGAAGTATACCTAAACATTGCGGGAGGACTCAAAATACAGGAACCATCAGCTGACCTTGCTGTTGCTGCTTCCCTTATTTCAAGTTTAGTAAATTTACCGCTACCAACTTCTTCAATAATCTGCGGTGAAGTTGCACTTTCAGGAGAAATTAGAAACGTTTCGCATGCTGATCTCAGACTAAAAGAAGCACAGAAATTAGGATTCAAAAAAGCGATTATGCCTAAAAATGGCAATTATTCTTCTCATGATATTGAGATAATTAAGCTTGGTCATATAAAAGAGTTAAAAGAGGTCTTCAATCAAAGTTAA
- the ftsY gene encoding signal recognition particle-docking protein FtsY, producing MSLFSNLYQGLLKTSSRFSDGVKNIFSGKKKLDQSLLDDLEELLISMDIGHKTSRLLIDKLASIKFESEVEHNIITQQLMSEIKTILNPVVQPLILNKKPHIIMVCGVNGNGKTTTIGKLAHKYKEKGKSVMLVACDTFRAAASEQLNIWAERSDCSIVTGEHGSDSASVAYRAVNQAIKESVDVVLIDTAGRLQNNVNLMQELSKIHRTIKKLDDTAPHDVILVLDATTGQNAYSQLEAFSKMVGVTGLIVTKLDGTAKGGVVIGLAEAYKVKLHAIGIGESIEDLREFTGKEFAEALFKCD from the coding sequence TTGAGTTTATTCAGTAATCTTTATCAAGGACTATTAAAAACCTCCTCCCGTTTTAGTGATGGAGTAAAAAATATTTTTTCTGGCAAAAAAAAATTAGATCAGTCGCTTTTAGATGATCTGGAAGAGCTGCTGATTAGCATGGATATAGGTCATAAAACTTCTAGATTGCTTATTGATAAGCTCGCAAGTATCAAATTTGAATCAGAAGTTGAACATAACATTATCACACAGCAGTTAATGAGCGAAATAAAAACAATATTAAACCCTGTTGTGCAGCCGCTCATTTTGAATAAAAAACCACACATAATAATGGTATGCGGAGTGAATGGTAATGGAAAAACTACAACTATAGGTAAACTTGCCCATAAATATAAGGAAAAAGGAAAATCCGTTATGCTTGTTGCGTGCGACACATTCAGAGCTGCTGCGAGTGAGCAATTAAATATTTGGGCAGAACGTTCTGATTGCTCTATTGTTACTGGAGAGCACGGTAGCGATTCTGCAAGTGTGGCATATAGAGCTGTAAATCAAGCGATAAAAGAGAGCGTTGATGTTGTTTTGATTGATACAGCAGGAAGGCTACAAAACAATGTAAATCTCATGCAAGAGCTGTCAAAAATACATAGAACGATAAAGAAATTGGATGATACTGCTCCTCATGATGTTATTTTAGTTCTTGATGCAACTACTGGCCAAAATGCTTATAGCCAATTAGAGGCGTTTAGTAAAATGGTTGGTGTTACCGGGTTAATTGTAACAAAGCTAGATGGTACTGCCAAAGGTGGAGTAGTGATTGGGCTTGCAGAAGCTTATAAGGTGAAATTACACGCTATAGGAATTGGTGAAAGTATAGAAGACCTGAGGGAATTTACTGGCAAAGAGTTTGCTGAAGCGCTGTTTAAATGTGATTGA
- the iscU gene encoding Fe-S cluster assembly scaffold IscU, protein MSYNEKILDHYENPRNVGSLDKNDPNVGTGLVGAPSCGDVMKLQIKVNDKGVIEDAKFKTFGCGSAIASSSLLTEMIKGKTIENVTKIKNTQIVEELSLPPVKIHCSVLAEDAIKAAIHDYQNKQKH, encoded by the coding sequence ATGAGTTATAATGAGAAAATTTTAGATCATTACGAAAATCCAAGGAATGTTGGTTCTCTGGATAAAAATGATCCAAATGTTGGTACTGGTTTAGTTGGTGCACCATCATGCGGAGATGTAATGAAACTGCAAATAAAGGTCAACGATAAAGGTGTTATTGAAGACGCAAAATTTAAAACTTTTGGTTGTGGTTCTGCTATAGCTTCAAGTTCTTTGCTTACAGAAATGATCAAAGGAAAAACTATTGAGAATGTAACAAAGATAAAGAATACTCAAATAGTGGAAGAATTGTCTTTGCCGCCAGTAAAGATACACTGTTCAGTACTTGCTGAGGATGCTATAAAAGCTGCTATTCATGATTATCAAAATAAACAAAAACATTGA
- a CDS encoding HesB/IscA family protein yields MSEFQGVNSVKKPITLTANAVERVRFLLDKKKHANLEEAIGIRVLIKQKGCSGLKYDIEYAYDVRPLESVIEESCSDDQKVKVLIDPKSIMFILGSEMDYVEEKFSSGFIFKNPNEKGKCGCGESFHV; encoded by the coding sequence ATGAGTGAATTTCAAGGAGTAAATTCTGTTAAAAAACCTATCACTCTAACTGCAAATGCAGTAGAGAGGGTAAGGTTTTTATTGGACAAAAAGAAGCATGCTAACCTTGAAGAAGCAATAGGAATAAGAGTTCTAATTAAGCAAAAAGGATGCTCTGGTTTAAAATATGATATTGAATATGCATATGATGTTCGTCCTTTGGAGTCGGTAATTGAAGAAAGCTGCAGTGATGATCAAAAAGTCAAGGTGCTGATCGATCCAAAATCTATCATGTTTATCCTTGGCTCTGAAATGGATTATGTAGAGGAAAAATTCTCATCAGGTTTTATTTTCAAAAATCCTAATGAGAAAGGAAAATGTGGTTGTGGAGAGAGTTTTCATGTCTAG
- a CDS encoding iron-sulfur cluster co-chaperone HscB C-terminal domain-containing protein, protein MSSNHFTLFGIEPAFNISFDELEKRYIELSKTDINERESKNMENINKAYQVLKSPLKRAEHLLDLFDVQSKKEHLDPEILNESMEIREYFLDCDDLQFASRMIDEKVKDCTKNLINAFATKNFDEASTQVFRLRYLYKSFEEIKENAASSNF, encoded by the coding sequence ATGTCTAGCAACCATTTCACATTATTTGGAATTGAACCGGCTTTTAACATCAGCTTTGATGAGCTGGAGAAAAGATATATTGAGCTAAGCAAAACTGATATAAATGAAAGAGAGTCCAAAAATATGGAAAATATCAACAAAGCTTATCAGGTACTGAAGTCACCGCTAAAGCGTGCCGAACATTTGTTGGATCTTTTTGACGTACAAAGCAAAAAAGAGCATCTTGATCCTGAAATATTAAATGAATCAATGGAAATAAGAGAATACTTTCTAGACTGCGATGATTTACAATTTGCAAGTAGGATGATTGATGAAAAGGTAAAAGATTGTACTAAAAACCTAATTAATGCTTTTGCTACAAAAAATTTTGATGAAGCTTCTACGCAAGTTTTTAGATTGAGATATTTATATAAGTCATTTGAGGAGATAAAGGAAAATGCGGCCAGTTCAAATTTCTGA
- a CDS encoding Hsp70 family protein codes for MRPVQISEPSSNEVVFGIDLGTTNSLIAMVNKAGNVEIFKDEQGRELLPSVISYEKDVLKVGYDVGENAICSIKRLMGKSVKDLHKEGINCEIDNESEKVIRVKCSEEKYLTPIEISAEILKTLCKRVKKFTGMKVNKAVITVPAYFDDSARNATKYAAKLAGIDVLRLINEPTAAALSYSIKKNNNSGIYAVYDLGGGTFDISILKLHQGVFQVLAVGGDTKLGGDDFDHLLSLIVLEKYREQVGLNKKCSSVIPVLRHWDPESLIASEHTRKLYNKNWIPVSSTGMTPSDTTTYKLQHSYTKTGICNIRAIKEYLSEDTSGTFEFSINGELFKCKITKEEFEQAISPLVNKTINIVTRTISNIDLKIDDIKGVILVGGATRVPLVQNSLIKLFGNKVLNDVDPDKAVANGAALQAHYLTSNSKDRNILLDVLPLSLGIETMGGIVEKIIPRNTPLPVSEIKEFTTYANGQTAMKIHVCQGEREMIKDNKSLARFELKGIPQLPAGSAKVEIGFTVSIDGILTVTAREKTTGVEQTVEINSSSGLSEEDIQDMVNQSVSNFDEDMKARSLAEAKINGNKLIHLVENVSIEQKLKILLQNAKDALQENDLDNINNAISELENSALELCESEDR; via the coding sequence ATGCGGCCAGTTCAAATTTCTGAACCAAGTTCAAATGAGGTAGTTTTTGGTATAGATCTTGGAACTACTAACTCTTTAATTGCCATGGTAAATAAAGCTGGCAATGTAGAAATATTTAAAGATGAGCAAGGTCGTGAACTATTACCTTCTGTCATTTCATATGAAAAGGATGTACTAAAAGTAGGCTACGATGTTGGCGAAAACGCTATCTGCTCTATAAAACGCTTAATGGGTAAAAGTGTTAAAGACTTGCATAAAGAAGGTATCAATTGTGAAATAGATAACGAAAGTGAAAAAGTTATTAGGGTAAAATGCTCAGAAGAAAAGTATCTCACTCCTATTGAGATCTCTGCTGAGATACTAAAAACTCTATGCAAGAGGGTAAAAAAATTCACAGGGATGAAAGTTAACAAAGCAGTGATTACTGTACCAGCTTATTTTGATGATTCAGCACGTAACGCAACCAAATATGCAGCAAAATTAGCTGGCATAGATGTTCTTCGCCTCATTAATGAACCAACCGCTGCAGCACTTTCTTACTCCATTAAAAAGAACAATAACAGTGGCATATATGCAGTTTATGACCTCGGTGGTGGAACATTTGACATTTCAATATTAAAATTACATCAAGGAGTGTTTCAAGTTCTTGCAGTTGGTGGTGATACTAAACTTGGTGGTGATGATTTTGATCATCTACTTAGTTTAATCGTGCTTGAAAAGTATAGAGAACAGGTAGGTTTAAATAAAAAATGCTCTAGTGTCATCCCAGTGCTCCGACACTGGGATCCAGAAAGTTTGATTGCAAGTGAACACACCAGAAAGTTATATAATAAGAACTGGATTCCAGTGTCAAGCACTGGAATGACACCATCTGATACAACTACCTACAAATTACAACATTCATACACTAAAACTGGTATCTGCAATATACGTGCTATAAAAGAGTACCTAAGTGAAGATACCTCTGGCACTTTTGAATTCAGCATCAATGGTGAATTATTTAAGTGCAAAATTACCAAAGAAGAATTCGAGCAAGCAATCAGTCCTTTGGTTAATAAGACTATAAATATAGTTACTCGTACTATAAGCAACATAGATCTTAAAATCGATGATATAAAAGGGGTAATTTTAGTTGGTGGCGCAACTAGAGTGCCATTAGTGCAAAATTCACTAATCAAGCTCTTTGGCAATAAAGTGCTGAATGATGTGGATCCGGACAAAGCAGTTGCCAATGGGGCAGCTTTGCAGGCTCATTATTTAACTTCAAACTCAAAAGATAGGAATATTCTCCTTGATGTGCTGCCTTTATCACTTGGCATAGAAACTATGGGGGGAATAGTTGAAAAAATTATACCAAGAAATACACCACTACCAGTTTCAGAAATAAAAGAGTTTACAACTTACGCTAACGGGCAAACAGCAATGAAAATTCACGTTTGTCAAGGAGAACGTGAAATGATAAAAGATAATAAATCTCTAGCACGATTTGAACTCAAAGGTATACCACAATTGCCTGCAGGTTCTGCAAAAGTTGAAATAGGATTTACAGTTAGCATTGATGGAATATTGACTGTCACTGCAAGAGAAAAAACTACTGGAGTCGAACAGACAGTTGAAATAAATTCAAGCTCTGGCTTAAGTGAAGAAGATATTCAAGATATGGTCAATCAGTCAGTAAGTAACTTTGATGAAGACATGAAGGCTCGTTCCCTTGCAGAGGCTAAAATTAACGGTAACAAGCTCATACATCTAGTTGAAAATGTTTCCATTGAGCAAAAGTTAAAAATTTTACTACAGAACGCAAAAGACGCTTTACAGGAAAATGACTTAGACAACATTAATAATGCTATCTCTGAGTTAGAAAACTCTGCTTTAGAGTTATGCGAATCAGAAGACAGATAG
- the lepB gene encoding signal peptidase I: MCYDKLKFIKKIKLKELRENRIARTRKFLSSLFFLLLIALSIRSFLFEPFHIPSGSMKSTLLEGDYIFTSKYSYGYSKHSFPFSPNIFSGRIFYTPPERGDIIVFKPTRNDSIRFVKRVVGIPGDKVQMIEGELYLNDQKVKRRQIENFFDYESKRNIARYIETLPSGKEHEILIDNLSNKLSYNTPVYYVPDDQFFVMGDNRNNSFDSRFSEIGLIPTENIVGRVSMVGLSFKLGKVDWLPFDFRLPIALRFDRVLHKVL, from the coding sequence AAATAAAATTGAAAGAATTGAGAGAGAACCGGATAGCAAGAACGAGAAAGTTTTTATCTTCACTGTTTTTTTTGCTACTAATTGCGCTATCAATACGTAGTTTTTTATTTGAGCCATTTCATATTCCTTCTGGTTCAATGAAAAGCACTCTACTTGAGGGAGATTATATTTTTACTAGTAAATATTCATATGGTTATAGTAAACACTCTTTTCCATTTTCTCCAAACATCTTTAGCGGTAGAATCTTTTATACCCCTCCGGAGCGTGGTGATATAATAGTTTTCAAGCCTACAAGAAATGACAGCATTAGATTTGTTAAGCGGGTAGTAGGAATACCGGGCGATAAAGTGCAAATGATAGAGGGGGAGTTATATTTAAATGATCAGAAAGTAAAGCGAAGACAAATTGAAAATTTTTTTGATTATGAGTCAAAGCGTAATATAGCAAGATACATCGAAACACTCCCGAGCGGCAAGGAGCATGAAATTCTAATAGATAATCTTTCTAACAAGTTATCATACAATACTCCAGTTTATTATGTGCCTGATGATCAATTTTTTGTTATGGGAGACAATAGAAATAATTCTTTTGATAGCAGGTTTTCTGAAATTGGGTTAATACCAACTGAAAATATAGTTGGGCGCGTAAGCATGGTTGGTTTATCGTTTAAATTAGGCAAAGTTGATTGGTTACCGTTTGATTTTAGGTTACCTATTGCTCTGAGATTTGACAGGGTACTTCACAAAGTTTTATGA